The following is a genomic window from Salarias fasciatus chromosome 10, fSalaFa1.1, whole genome shotgun sequence.
TGGATTGTCTTTATGAACTATGTGTATGAATCTCATCATGTGCCAGttttactgtaaataaatattttttattatttgtggaTCTGACCTACTTGTCTTTGTACTTCATTTTCACACAGCACAACATATTGATCGGTCTCAAAATTACACCACACAATGCTGCATCGATTTACTCAACTATAATGTATTTACAGTTTGGACCATCCTGTTTTTACACAGTTTCTGATGCATGGGTGTTCTATTATCCTCCAAACAAGGATCCCttcaagagaaaaagaaaaaccacccCAACGGTATTTGAGAGGTGTCTATTGTCTGACTTTCCTGTTAATCAGGTTTAGGTGCGGccaatggggaaaaaaagaaaagaacaagatgGCTGGAAACCTGTCTTcgttcaaactgtgagcctacAGGCAAAGGTATTTGCACTTTGTGTGGACTCCAAACATGGGGTGGGAAGACCAGAGCGTTTTGATTATGATGAGATTTAGACTGTCGCCCCAGTTTTCATGAAGTCGAAACTTACTCAAACACTGCATCAACCTGGAGTTAACCCAGTTCTTAAACTTCTGACAGACGGATAGCAGAATAACCTCTTCCTATCTGTTGCATCAAAATGCAAATTGTCATGTGGAGTCCATGTCTTATGCTGAATTCTCCTTACAAATCTTTAAATTTCCTCAAGTAAAGCTCCATAGCAGCCATGAGCTATCGCAcactcattcatttattttaccaaGGTGCTCTACTTTCTAAAATCAGATAGCGAGGTTGCCTTGGTTTgtctttgcatgttttttttcttattctcaTCATTCAGGGTGAAGTCATAATGTGAAGAAGATCTGATTGTGTTTTTACTGCTCTTGCTTGAGCTGAACACAGTGAAAAAGAAACCCTCAAGTTTCATGTGAATGTTTGCACAAGGGTTTGagctgacctgtgtgtgtgtgtgtgtgtgtgcgcgagtgtgtgtgtaagcacaGCTGGGATGGAAGGCTATTGTTTCCCATCTTAAAGCCTTGCTTTAGGTAACAAAGCCTGTATGCCTGTGAAcaatgaaaagagagagaacaaggGTCGTGGATATCAGTTCTCAGTTTCCCCTCTTTGTCCAGGGAGCACAGAAACTCCACCCTGAGAGTTAGAACCACAACAGCAGGCATTTATCTTCTCACAGTCGGACCTCAGCGCCTCACAGCGCAGTAAACATCCTCAGCTCGGTACGGCGGCGGCGATTTATCAAACCAGTAAACCCAGCAGTGTTTCATTTCCAGAGAGTTTAATGAATGTTTCTTTGTTCCAGTTTCTCGTGCAGAAGTTTGCGGCAGCAGGTGCGCAGCCATGGCTTCACAGGGCCTTCAGATCATGGGCGTGCTGCTGGCCTTCGTCGGCTGGCTGGGAACGATCATCACCTGCGCTCTGCCCATGTGGAGGGTCACCGCTTTCGTCGGGGCCAACATCGTGACGGCCCAGGTGATCTGGGAGGGCCTGTGGATGACCTGCGTGGTGCAGAGCACGGGCCAGATGCAGTGTAAGGTGTACGACTCCATGCTGGCGCTGCCCCAGGACCTGCAGGCCGCCCGGGCCATGGTGATCATCTCCGTGATCGTCGGGGTGTTCGGCGTCCTCATGGCCGTAGTCGGGGGGAAGTGCACCAACTGCATGGAGGACGAGGTGGCCAAAGCCAAAGCCTGCATCGTGTCCGGAGTGATCTTCATCATCGCCGCTTTGCTGATCATGATTCCGGTGTCGTGGTCGGCCCACGCCGTCATCAGGGACTTTTATAACCCCCTGGTGACGGCGGCTCAGAGGCGGGAGCTGGGAGCCGCTCTGTACATCGGGTGGGGCGCggcggggctgctgctgctgggggggggcctgctgtgcaacaactgcCCCCCGAAAGACGGCAGACCCTACATACCCGCCAAGTTTGTCCCGGCAAGAACCGCATCATCAAATGTGGACTATGTGTGAgtctgaaaaggttttttttttcaattttctgtgtgaaaaatgcaaaaagattAATTCCTTAATGCTCAGGATTTTCACTCATAAGGccaagtttgattttttttcccacaattttCTACACTTTATTGAAGGTTTGGCTgtttaaaaacatttcctttCCTTGAATTTTAATGTGAATCCTTTTTTATGATTGTTATTCATTTGTGTAAATAGAtctgaaatgaagtgaaatcatGCTTCTCATCTTAGTTACTTTATGACATTTATGTTCAGCATGACCCACAGTGAAGTTTCTGTCACACATCCATCAAATTGCCTCCAAAGTTAGTTTTACACACCTTGATCCTTGGCTTTAATTCATGAAGAGTAAGGTTTGGTATTTACTCAAAAACACCTTCAAATTCACTTTATGAAGCCTTTTAAAGAACAGACAAAGAAATGAATCTTGGATATTTAAATACAGCGTATGATTAAGGTTAAATAAAACAGCTTAGGCCACACTGTGTTTTGTTAAGATAAACATGTATGCTGCTTTTCCAAAGGTAACCAGTATCATTAGGAGCAAACGTTTTGGTCAGAAAATGACTGTAGTTATTAGATTTAGaagctattattattattaaaatgcaTGCCAGTGAGTTTCTTGCATGGCGTATTTTTTGTCCGtaggagaaaatgaaaacagtttttttttttttttatagctttcTATTTTTCTGAGTTTGTCACAAACACCCTCTTGATCGGCTGCATTAAAGCTCAATTTAATAATTGAAAATACACATGGAATCGTTTATTTGATGGCGTACTGATGACTGTCAGACTTCCTGTTGTccttgaaatgtcagaaataaagcTTCTTTATTCGTACTCctgcttcttttattttttttgcctgcAGGCTCACTGTAAGGAAACTCTGCTTCTCACCAGCGTCTCATGACAAAATGTGCAGGAATCCACGGGAGTTGACCCATGAGACTTTGCTGTATCTGGCTGAGATGTTTGCCATGCTGTAATCAACGGCTCTATTATCAGGGAGCTGATTTACAGTGTCTTTATCCAGCAAAATGGATGTCCGTGTCAGAGACAACACTGCGCTGTGTATGCTTGGATTCATGTTGCTAAGGAGCTGTTTTATATCTAGAGAGAATGGATATTTACACTTTGGTCAGTGAGCGCACATCTGCCAAGTCCTGCCAGCACCATTTAtcctgctcctctttaatggttttctctttgtgttcgCATTTTCGGTTGAACCCAGTCTGACGAGAGGAACAGTACAGCTCTGTAACTTTTAACCATTGTTCAGCTGAACTGAGCAGTCTGACTTTTtgcaaaaagcaacaacagtGCTGAAAAAATTGTGGTATACAGAATTTATCCCAAACATCTCAAGCAGCCAGGATAAAATTAGGAATGAATTTGAAACCCACAGATGAATCTGAatctttttgctttattttaattaacCTGATGTGCCTACAATACACACTCTTCCTTTGAGACAAGCAACAACTAACAGTACATGAGTTTACCTTTATCATCATCTTTAAGCAGAGTCGTTaataaagatgattttttttctcttcttctaaATGAACTATTTTAAATTATACACACAGAGCTGATGAGAAAATAtcctttattttctgaattttaaaacactggaaatgaggAATAACcatcacaaacaaaacattcctCTGAAGTTCTTTCTGTTACAGAGTTTATCacaaaaacatcagaagaattCAAATGAATACGGAAGTCATCATACAAAAGGCATCAGAACTACAGCGGCGCTGCGTGGGTCCAGCGTACCTTTGGGTTTCAGGTACCCTTCTGAAACAGGAGATCACAGAGTGTTAGTCAGAAGCTGTTAGTCAGAATGCAAATCTAAACTTGATCAGCCACTCGATTGGGCTGCATGTGAAGTCGAGTCCTGAATGGCGCGTGCTGCCTCTAACGTGTTGCAGCAGTTCAGACAAATTCCTTTCCGGGCGTTGTGGACTTTGGTGGGGAGTATTTTGCCCCGCTGTAGTGGTCTCTCCTCGCTGGGcactgacagcagaggagagcgCCGCCGATCAGAAGCAGTCCCGCTGCTCCCCAGCCCATGTACAAGCAGGCGCCCAGCTCTCTCCTCTGAGCATCGGGCACCGCGGGGTTGTAGAAGTCCTTGATGATGTTGTTGGCGGGCAGAGAAACGGTCACAAGACACAAAGCTCCACTCAGGATGAAGAAAACGCCCGCGGCGATGGCCACTCGCGCTTTGGCCGCTTTGTCTCCGACGCAGGTGGTGCACTTTCCCCCGACGACGGACAGGAGCAGGccgaagagagaggagaggatggcGATGACCACCATGGCCCGGGCCGCCTGCAGGTCCGGAGGCAGAGCCAGCAGCGAGTCGTACACCTTGCACTGCATCTGACCCGTGCTCTGCACCACGCAGGTCATCCACAGTCCTTCCCAGATGGTCTGAGCCACCACGATGTTGTTGCCGATGAAAGCGGACACCTTCCACAGGGG
Proteins encoded in this region:
- the LOC115394935 gene encoding claudin-4-like; the encoded protein is MASQGLQIMGVLLAFVGWLGTIITCALPMWRVTAFVGANIVTAQVIWEGLWMTCVVQSTGQMQCKVYDSMLALPQDLQAARAMVIISVIVGVFGVLMAVVGGKCTNCMEDEVAKAKACIVSGVIFIIAALLIMIPVSWSAHAVIRDFYNPLVTAAQRRELGAALYIGWGAAGLLLLGGGLLCNNCPPKDGRPYIPAKFVPARTASSNVDYV
- the cldn29 gene encoding claudin 29 → MASLGLQILGVGLAVLGWIGNILICMLPLWKVSAFIGNNIVVAQTIWEGLWMTCVVQSTGQMQCKVYDSLLALPPDLQAARAMVVIAILSSLFGLLLSVVGGKCTTCVGDKAAKARVAIAAGVFFILSGALCLVTVSLPANNIIKDFYNPAVPDAQRRELGACLYMGWGAAGLLLIGGALLCCQCPARRDHYSGAKYSPPKSTTPGKEFV